A stretch of Bos indicus x Bos taurus breed Angus x Brahman F1 hybrid chromosome 17, Bos_hybrid_MaternalHap_v2.0, whole genome shotgun sequence DNA encodes these proteins:
- the MZT2B gene encoding mitotic-spindle organizing protein 2B isoform X1, with protein MAAAGAGPGPGPGAPPGLEAALQKLALRRKKVLSAEEMELFELAQAAGGAMDPDVFKILVDLLKLNVAPLAVFQMLKSMCAGQRVASDSQDPTAAPLPTPSVPETREASFLSARSHSPPARPSFSCAPQPAASPVLLHGPAAAHSPLSPGPPGSLRFSCCLFSPFAGRNKGGGALGGGPALAERGGRDGPGQRMPRQPSASRLPKGGGPGRSPPRSGT; from the exons ATGGCGGCCGCGGGCGCGGGGCCGGGCCCTGGGCCGGGGGCGCCCCCGGGGCTGGAGGCGGCCCTGCAGAAGCTGGCGCTGCGGCGGAAGAAGGTGCTGAGCGCCGAGGAGATGGAGCTGTTCGAGCTGGCGCAGGCTGCGGGCGGCGCCATGGACCCCGACGTGTTCAA GATCCTGGTGGACCTGCTGAAGCTGAACGTGGCGCCCCTCGCCGtcttccagatgctcaagtccaTGTGCGCTGGGCAGAGGGTGGCGAGCGACTCCCAGGATCCCACGGCCGCGCCCCTGCCCACGCCCAGCGTGCCTGAGACCCGAG AGGCCTCCTTTCTCTCTGCCCGGAGCCATAGCCCCCCTGCGAGGCCCTCCTTTTCCTGCGCCCCGCAGCCTGCGGCCTCTCCGGTTCTGCTCCACGGCCCAGCTGCCGCGCACTCGCCTCTCTCTCCGGGGCCCCCCGGTTCCCTCCGGTTCTCTTGCTGCCTGTTCTCTCCTTTTGCAG GGAGAAACAAAGGTGGTGGTGCCCTGGGCGGAGGCCCGGCGCTGGCAGAACGCGGCGGCCGGGACGGACCAGGCCAGAGGATGCCCCGCCAGCCCAGCGCCTCCAGGCTGCCCAAGGGGGGCGGGCCAGGGAGAAGCCCCCCGAGGAGCGGCACCTGA
- the MZT2B gene encoding mitotic-spindle organizing protein 2B isoform X2, translating to MAAAGAGPGPGPGAPPGLEAALQKLALRRKKVLSAEEMELFELAQAAGGAMDPDVFKILVDLLKLNVAPLAVFQMLKSMCAGQRVASDSQDPTAAPLPTPSVPETRGRNKGGGALGGGPALAERGGRDGPGQRMPRQPSASRLPKGGGPGRSPPRSGT from the exons ATGGCGGCCGCGGGCGCGGGGCCGGGCCCTGGGCCGGGGGCGCCCCCGGGGCTGGAGGCGGCCCTGCAGAAGCTGGCGCTGCGGCGGAAGAAGGTGCTGAGCGCCGAGGAGATGGAGCTGTTCGAGCTGGCGCAGGCTGCGGGCGGCGCCATGGACCCCGACGTGTTCAA GATCCTGGTGGACCTGCTGAAGCTGAACGTGGCGCCCCTCGCCGtcttccagatgctcaagtccaTGTGCGCTGGGCAGAGGGTGGCGAGCGACTCCCAGGATCCCACGGCCGCGCCCCTGCCCACGCCCAGCGTGCCTGAGACCCGAG GGAGAAACAAAGGTGGTGGTGCCCTGGGCGGAGGCCCGGCGCTGGCAGAACGCGGCGGCCGGGACGGACCAGGCCAGAGGATGCCCCGCCAGCCCAGCGCCTCCAGGCTGCCCAAGGGGGGCGGGCCAGGGAGAAGCCCCCCGAGGAGCGGCACCTGA